A portion of the Cohaesibacter gelatinilyticus genome contains these proteins:
- the trpS gene encoding tryptophan--tRNA ligase: protein MAAFEPRVFSGIQPSGNLHLGNYLGAITKFVDLQESYNCVFCVVDMHAITVWQDPAGLEQRTREVTAGFLAAGIDPTKHIVFNQSQVPVHAELGWIFNCVARMGWLNRMTQFKDKAGKNRENVSTGLFVYPNLMSADILAYKATHVPVGEDQKQHLELARDTAQKFNIDFADRIADLGYGVDNLNRDATTDPEKVFFPQPEPLIGGPAPRVMSLRDGSKKMSSSDASDKARINLTDDAETIALKIRKAKTDAEALPSEVEGLEGRPEAANLVGIYAALSGKEKAQILGEFGGSEFSKFKPALVELSLDKLSPITDEMRRLMDDKSHIDKILCEGAEKASAIAEPVLDQVKDIVGFIRKA, encoded by the coding sequence ATGGCCGCTTTTGAGCCACGCGTCTTTTCCGGCATTCAGCCATCTGGCAACCTGCATCTTGGCAACTATCTTGGCGCCATCACCAAATTCGTTGATCTGCAAGAAAGCTACAATTGCGTCTTCTGTGTCGTGGACATGCATGCCATCACCGTTTGGCAAGATCCTGCAGGTCTGGAACAGCGTACACGTGAAGTAACCGCAGGCTTCTTGGCAGCTGGTATCGATCCGACCAAACATATCGTCTTCAACCAGAGCCAGGTGCCGGTTCATGCCGAGCTTGGCTGGATCTTCAACTGTGTTGCCCGTATGGGATGGTTGAATCGCATGACCCAGTTCAAGGATAAGGCTGGCAAGAACCGTGAGAATGTCTCCACTGGTCTGTTTGTCTACCCGAACCTGATGTCTGCCGATATTCTGGCTTATAAAGCGACCCATGTGCCGGTTGGTGAAGATCAGAAACAGCATCTGGAACTGGCACGCGACACGGCTCAGAAATTCAACATCGATTTTGCCGATCGTATTGCCGATCTTGGCTATGGCGTAGACAATTTAAACCGCGATGCGACGACAGATCCGGAGAAAGTTTTCTTCCCTCAGCCAGAGCCTCTGATCGGTGGCCCGGCTCCACGTGTTATGTCCTTGCGTGATGGTTCCAAGAAGATGTCTTCGTCTGATGCCTCCGATAAGGCCCGTATCAATCTGACCGATGATGCCGAAACCATTGCACTGAAAATTCGCAAGGCCAAAACCGACGCTGAAGCGCTGCCAAGTGAAGTGGAGGGTCTGGAAGGTCGCCCGGAAGCTGCCAATCTGGTCGGCATTTACGCCGCTTTGTCTGGTAAGGAAAAAGCACAGATTCTAGGTGAGTTTGGTGGCTCTGAATTCTCCAAATTCAAGCCTGCACTTGTTGAATTGTCTCTGGACAAGCTCTCTCCAATCACGGACGAGATGCGTCGTCTGATGGATGACAAGAGCCATATCGACAAGATCCTCTGTGAGGGTGCAGAAAAAGCTTCAGCGATTGCCGAGCCAGTTCTGGATCAAGTCAAGGATATCGTTGGCTTCATCCGCAAGGCATAA
- a CDS encoding universal stress protein, translating into MVTKRKSHEAGHRRKFLVVIDDTSECDRAVIYAARRAASTGGALTMLMVIEPGQFQHWLGVEEIMKAEAREAAEEVLARFDERVRAVAQISPESVIRDGMVAEQISDLINEDEDIAILVLAAATGSGDGPGPLVSSIANHANGAFHIPVTIVPGDLSDEDIEALA; encoded by the coding sequence ATGGTTACAAAACGCAAAAGTCACGAAGCTGGCCATCGTCGCAAGTTTTTGGTTGTTATTGATGACACATCCGAATGCGACAGAGCGGTCATTTACGCTGCCCGCCGTGCTGCGAGCACCGGTGGAGCCCTTACAATGCTGATGGTGATTGAGCCCGGCCAGTTCCAACATTGGCTGGGGGTTGAGGAAATCATGAAGGCCGAGGCACGCGAAGCAGCAGAAGAAGTTCTGGCGCGCTTTGATGAACGGGTACGCGCAGTTGCGCAGATTTCACCGGAAAGTGTCATTCGTGACGGAATGGTAGCTGAACAGATCAGTGACTTGATCAATGAAGACGAAGATATCGCTATTCTGGTTCTGGCGGCAGCGACCGGCTCTGGCGACGGGCCGGGGCCTCTGGTATCCTCTATTGCAAACCATGCAAATGGGGCATTCCACATTCCGGTGACAATCGTACCCGGGGATCTGTCAGATGAGGATATTGAAGCTCTGGCGTAA
- the murJ gene encoding murein biosynthesis integral membrane protein MurJ, which produces MSMLKNFATVGVATLASRLLGFVRDMLMAATVGTGPVADAFLVAFRLPNLFRRLFAEGAFNSAFVPIFAASLQEEGSSGARKVAEEILAGLLLVLLLFTALAELAMPWMIHILAPGFVEDGAKFDLAVVLTRVTFPYLLCMSLIAFLSGVLNSLGKFAAAAFAPVLLNIVLISTLVLILLNGAGKSDLAGHYLAWGVFVAGFVQLASLVLAIRKAGFPISLKRPRHTGNTKKLIKLGIPGIIAGGVTQLNITIGTIIASFQAGAVSYLYYADRIYQLPLGVVGIAIGVVLLPDLTRKVRAGNEDAVIGSQNRAMEFAMFLTLPASIALAVIPAPIIQVLFERGKFSADDTQLTAMALAAFAFGLPAFVLNKVLSPGFFARHDTKTPMKFAAIAMVVNVVGSLILFPFIQHVGIAIATTAAGWVNVILLAVSLQRRGHFVADALLIRRLTLFLLASLIMGAGVYALQQQMLGWLQSSNLLNQALALAALVIAGIGLFLVATLGTGAIHLSELKARLRRRSA; this is translated from the coding sequence ATGTCCATGCTGAAAAACTTTGCCACAGTTGGTGTGGCAACGCTTGCAAGCCGCTTGCTTGGCTTTGTGCGTGACATGTTGATGGCTGCAACGGTAGGGACCGGGCCGGTGGCTGATGCTTTTCTTGTCGCATTTCGCCTGCCAAATCTGTTTCGTCGTCTCTTTGCGGAAGGGGCGTTCAACTCCGCTTTCGTGCCAATTTTTGCTGCCAGTTTGCAGGAAGAGGGCTCTTCTGGTGCCAGAAAAGTTGCGGAAGAGATCCTGGCGGGTCTCTTGCTGGTCTTGTTGCTGTTCACGGCTTTGGCAGAACTTGCCATGCCATGGATGATCCATATTCTGGCACCGGGTTTTGTGGAAGACGGAGCCAAGTTCGATCTGGCGGTTGTGCTGACTCGCGTCACTTTTCCCTATCTGCTCTGCATGTCCCTCATCGCCTTTCTTTCGGGTGTCCTGAATTCTCTGGGTAAGTTTGCAGCTGCCGCCTTTGCACCGGTCCTGCTCAATATCGTTCTGATCTCGACATTGGTGCTGATTTTACTGAATGGGGCAGGCAAAAGTGATCTGGCTGGCCATTATCTGGCTTGGGGTGTTTTTGTTGCGGGCTTTGTTCAGTTGGCATCCCTGGTTCTGGCGATCAGGAAAGCAGGCTTCCCAATCTCCTTGAAACGTCCACGCCATACTGGCAACACCAAAAAATTGATCAAGCTTGGCATTCCCGGCATCATTGCGGGTGGTGTTACCCAGCTTAATATCACCATCGGTACGATTATTGCCTCCTTTCAGGCGGGTGCGGTCTCGTACCTCTATTATGCAGACCGCATCTATCAATTGCCGCTTGGTGTGGTTGGCATCGCCATTGGCGTGGTTCTTCTGCCAGATCTCACCAGAAAGGTAAGAGCAGGGAATGAGGATGCCGTTATTGGCTCTCAAAACCGGGCCATGGAATTTGCCATGTTTCTGACGCTTCCTGCGTCCATCGCTCTGGCGGTTATCCCGGCACCGATCATTCAGGTTCTGTTTGAGCGCGGTAAATTCAGCGCAGATGATACACAACTCACGGCAATGGCGCTGGCTGCCTTCGCTTTCGGTCTTCCGGCTTTCGTACTCAACAAGGTCCTTTCACCGGGTTTCTTTGCCCGTCATGACACCAAAACGCCAATGAAATTCGCTGCTATCGCCATGGTGGTCAATGTTGTCGGGTCGCTCATCCTCTTTCCATTCATCCAGCATGTCGGTATTGCGATTGCTACCACAGCGGCGGGTTGGGTGAATGTGATTCTCTTGGCCGTTAGCCTGCAACGACGCGGGCATTTCGTCGCAGATGCATTGCTGATTCGTCGACTGACCCTGTTCCTTTTGGCTTCCCTCATCATGGGGGCAGGGGTCTATGCACTACAGCAACAAATGCTTGGTTGGCTGCAAAGCTCGAACCTTTTGAATCAGGCGCTTGCTTTGGCTGCTCTGGTAATCGCGGGCATAGGGCTGTTTCTTGTTGCGACATTGGGCACTGGAGCCATCCACCTATCAGAGTTGAAGGCACGTCTTCGCCGTCGTTCGGCTTGA